From the Anguilla anguilla isolate fAngAng1 chromosome 8, fAngAng1.pri, whole genome shotgun sequence genome, one window contains:
- the LOC118234085 gene encoding CTD small phosphatase-like protein isoform X1 — protein sequence MDHTSIITQVSNPKEEEIISSSQEKVSQSNSSLKKQRNRSFFSAFFCCFRDYNVEPPSTNNNTSSLPPPVEENGTVPKCDQVQVIPIPSPPAKYLLPEMHISDYGKKCVVIDLDETLVHSSFKPISNADFIVPVEIDGTVHQVYVLKRPHVDEFLQKMGELFECVLFTASLAKYADPVADLLDQWGVFRARLFRESCVFHRGNYVKDLSRLGRELSNVIIVDNSPASYIFHPENAVPVQSWFDDMTDTELLDLLPFFEGLSREEDVYSVLQNLRGR from the exons tTTCCCAGTCGAACAGCAGCTTAAAGAAGCAGCGGAACAGAAGTTTCTTCAGCGCCTTCTTCTGCTGTTTCCGTGACTACAATGTGGAACCTCCCtccaccaacaacaacaccagctCCCTACCGCCACCTGTGGAGGAGAATGGGACTGTTCCTAAG TGTGACCAGGTCCAGGTTATCCCCATCCCTAGT CCTCCTGCCAAATACCTCCTGCCTGAGATGCACATCTCTGACTACGGCAAGAAGTGCGTGGTGATCGACTTGGACGAGACGCTGGTGCACAGCTCATTCAAG CCAATCAGCAACGCGGACTTCATCGTGCCGGTGGAGATCGACGGAACCGTTCATCAG GTGTACGTTCTGAAGAGGCCGCATGTGGACGAGTTCCTGCAGAAGATGGGCGAGCTGTTCGAGTGCGTCCTCTTCACTGCCAGCCTAGCCAAG TATGCGGACCCCGTGGCCGACCTGCTGGACCAGTGGGGCGTGTTCCGCGCGCGGCTCTTCCGAGAATCCTGTGTGTTCCACAGAGGGAACTACGTCAAAGACCTCAGCCGGCTAGGGAGGGAGCTCAGTAACGTCATCATCGTGGACAATTCGCCCGCGTCCTACATCTTTCACCCTGAGAACGCA GTCCCTGTGCAGTCGTGGTTTGATGACATGACAGACACGGAGCTGCTGGATCTCCTCCCGTTCTTCGAGGGCCTGAGCAGGGAAGAGGACGTTTACAGCGTGCTGCAGAATCTGAGGGGCAGGTAG
- the LOC118234085 gene encoding CTD small phosphatase-like protein isoform X2, translated as MDHTSIITQVSNPKEEEIISSSQEKVSQSNSSLKKQRNRSFFSAFFCCFRDYNVEPPSTNNNTSSLPPPVEENGTVPKPPAKYLLPEMHISDYGKKCVVIDLDETLVHSSFKPISNADFIVPVEIDGTVHQVYVLKRPHVDEFLQKMGELFECVLFTASLAKYADPVADLLDQWGVFRARLFRESCVFHRGNYVKDLSRLGRELSNVIIVDNSPASYIFHPENAVPVQSWFDDMTDTELLDLLPFFEGLSREEDVYSVLQNLRGR; from the exons tTTCCCAGTCGAACAGCAGCTTAAAGAAGCAGCGGAACAGAAGTTTCTTCAGCGCCTTCTTCTGCTGTTTCCGTGACTACAATGTGGAACCTCCCtccaccaacaacaacaccagctCCCTACCGCCACCTGTGGAGGAGAATGGGACTGTTCCTAAG CCTCCTGCCAAATACCTCCTGCCTGAGATGCACATCTCTGACTACGGCAAGAAGTGCGTGGTGATCGACTTGGACGAGACGCTGGTGCACAGCTCATTCAAG CCAATCAGCAACGCGGACTTCATCGTGCCGGTGGAGATCGACGGAACCGTTCATCAG GTGTACGTTCTGAAGAGGCCGCATGTGGACGAGTTCCTGCAGAAGATGGGCGAGCTGTTCGAGTGCGTCCTCTTCACTGCCAGCCTAGCCAAG TATGCGGACCCCGTGGCCGACCTGCTGGACCAGTGGGGCGTGTTCCGCGCGCGGCTCTTCCGAGAATCCTGTGTGTTCCACAGAGGGAACTACGTCAAAGACCTCAGCCGGCTAGGGAGGGAGCTCAGTAACGTCATCATCGTGGACAATTCGCCCGCGTCCTACATCTTTCACCCTGAGAACGCA GTCCCTGTGCAGTCGTGGTTTGATGACATGACAGACACGGAGCTGCTGGATCTCCTCCCGTTCTTCGAGGGCCTGAGCAGGGAAGAGGACGTTTACAGCGTGCTGCAGAATCTGAGGGGCAGGTAG
- the LOC118234086 gene encoding proline-rich protein HaeIII subfamily 1-like, with amino-acid sequence MESATGHRSCSSPPCLRQDEPRSHAEPRPPGSESRPRSQSPTPRLRVPPPGSESRPQAQSPTLWARSHAPGLRVPPSGLGVPPPGSESHRRARSPAPRLRVPPPGSESRPQAQSPAPLGSESRPRSQSPAPRVQSHAPLGGNPAAPVSAAPPTPRLLYQLSCSSGFLSVFAFCSQYMVLKKGKTKK; translated from the exons ATGGAGTCGGCCACAGGCCACCGGAGCTGTTCTTCACCACCGTGCCTACGTCAGGACGAGCCGCGGTCGCACGCGGAACCCCGCCCCCCGGGCTCGGAGTCCCGCCCCCGGTCTCAGAGTCCCACCCCCAGGCTCAGAGTCCCACCCCCGGGCTCGGAGTCCCGCCCCCAGGCTCAGAGTCCCACCCTCTGGGCTCGGAGTCACGCCCCCGGTCTCAGAGTCCC ACCCTCTGGGCTCGGAGTCCCGCCCCCAGGCTCAGAGTCCCACCGCCGGGCTCGGAGTCCCGCCCCCAGGCTCAGAGTCCCACCGCCGGGCTCGGAGTCACGCCCCCAGGCTCAGAGTCCCGCCCCACTGGGCTCGGAGTCACGCCCCCGGTCTCAGAGTCCCGCCCCCCGGGTGCAGAGCCACGCCCCCCTGGGCGGTAACCCGGCTGCACCCGTGAGCgccgcccctcccaccccgcgTCTCCTGTATCAGTTATCCTGCAGCTCtggtttcctttctgttttcgCTTTCTGTTCTCAGTATATGgttttgaaaaaaggaaaaacaaaaaaatga